From a region of the Coffea arabica cultivar ET-39 chromosome 3e, Coffea Arabica ET-39 HiFi, whole genome shotgun sequence genome:
- the LOC113736703 gene encoding uncharacterized protein: MRPLDENETTQVFEKLFKFVGSNLKNIVENPSHEGPDPNPGRYCFRLQKNRVYYVSESLVKRATNIKRENLVSLGTQIGKFTKTGKFQLTIQSLNLLAANAKHKVWLKPTSEMSFLYGNNVLKGGLGRITENINPNDGVVVFSMSDMPLGFGVAAKSTQDCRKMDPNGIVVIHQADIGEYLRMEDEL; encoded by the coding sequence ATGAGGCCGCTGGACGAGAACGAAACCACCCAAGTCTTCGAAAAGCTCTTCAAATTCGTCGGCAGCAACCTCAAGAACATCGTGGAGAACCCATCTCACGAAGGCCCCGATCCAAATCCCGGCCGCTACTGCTTCCGTCTCCAAAAGAACCGGGTCTACTACGTCTCCGAATCATTGGTCAAGCGAGCAACGAATATAAAGCGTGAAAATCTAGTTTCCCTCGGAACCCAGATCGGGAAATTTACGAAAACGGGCAAATTTCAGTTGACCATCCAGAGCCTGAACTTGTTGGCTGCCAATGCTAAGCATAAAGTTTGGCTAAAACCCACCTCCGAAATGAGTTTTTTGTACGGAAATAATGTTTTGAAAGGAGGGCTAGGGAGGATTACGGAGAATATCAATCCTAATGATGGGGTGGTGGTCTTTTCTATGTCGGATATGCCCCTTGGATTTGGGGTTGCGGCCAAGAGCACCCAAGATTGTAGGAAGATGGATCCCAATGGCATTGTTGTCATTCATCAGGCTGATATCGGGGAGTATTTGAGGATGGAAGATGAGCTTTGA
- the LOC113738117 gene encoding uncharacterized protein encodes MEYRTLEINQLSAKDLNKVNLITKMDVYVVVSISGGGDKAKQKTKTPVDHDGDTSPSWNFPIKFTVDETAARQNRLTLVFQLRCERALGDKDIGEVHVPMKELLESAGGAAADGKQQFVSYQVRKPSGKPKGQLTFSYKFVDKISGPATFKADHASATAYPATVKADHTPATAYAATVKADHAPVTAYPAPVGTSSPYPPPSYYPPPAAASGAAAQPYPPPKEGASSGYAPPPTGYPAPAAAGYPPPPPAGYGYGYPPPQPYGGYPPQPPPAGYGYPPPQAGYGYAPPVQQPPKKNKFGMGLGAGLLGGALGGLLIGDAISDASAYDSGYDAGFSDGGFDF; translated from the coding sequence ATGGAGTATCGAACGTTAGAGATCAATCAGTTATCTGCAAAGGATCTCAACAAAGTCAATCTCATAACCAAGATGGACGTTTATGTCGTCGTTTCAATCTCCGGCGGCGGCGACAAAGCCAAGCAGAAGACTAAAACCCCAGTTGACCACGACGGCGACACTAGCCCATCCTGGAACTTTCCCATCAAGTTCACCGTCGATGAAACTGCGGCGCGCCAGAACCGGTTGACTCTCGTTTTCCAGCTCCGCTGTGAAAGGGCTCTCGGGGATAAAGATATCGGAGAAGTGCACGTTCCGATGAAAGAGCTTCTTGAATCTGCCGGCGGAGCAGCTGCTGACGGGAAGCAACAGTTTGTGAGCTATCAAGTGAGAAAACCCAGTGGGAAACCCAAAGGTCAGCTCACTTTTTCGTATAAATTTGTGGACAAAATTTCTGGGCCGGCGACTTTTAAGGCCGATCATGCGTCCGCGACGGCGTACCCGGCTACTGTTAAGGCCGATCATACGCCGGCTACGGCGTACGCTGCTACTGTTAAGGCCGATCACGCGCCGGTGACGGCCTACCCTGCTCCGGTGGGAACGAGTTCACCGTATCCGCCGCCAAGTTATTATCCTCCTCCGGCTGCGGCTTCAGGAGCGGCTGCGCAACCTTATCCGCCACCTAAGGAAGGGGCATCATCAGGATATGCACCGCCACCAACGGGATATCCTGCACCCGCAGCTGCTGGGTATCCTCCGCCACCGCCTGCAGGATACGGGTATGGATACCCACCTCCGCAGCCATACGGTGGGTACCCGCCGCAACCTCCACCAGCTGGATATGGATACCCGCCGCCTCAGGCCGGGTATGGATATGCTCCACCCGTTCAACAGCCGCCTAAGAAGAATAAGTTTGGTATGGGATTGGGAGCCGGGTTGTTGGGTGGAGCTCTGGGGGGATTGTTGATCGGAGATGCAATTTCGGATGCTTCGGCTTATGATTCTGGATACGACGCCGGATTTTCTGATGGTGGATTTGATTTCTGA
- the LOC140038812 gene encoding uncharacterized protein has translation MACGDTANVDLDLMDLYSRVKLRALTRKARGACSNIVVAKDDKSANAGLRKSSSRCRKRRFSVNLENSVQANAVAVENFKLTSLAEVTEEETETGKNYYQDVSNSYANAQAFDQLDLLLDEGTAVEMLAKLGQRRTEEHFNRFDFGDLVWGKIQSHPWWPGQIFNQALAITSVFSTKREGCVLVAFYGDYTYGWLRPEDLIPFEKHYAEKSKQSNAPLFLTAVKEAKKEIKRRAVLGLACHCRIPANFFPSKVRGYFEVNVSGYSPGVIYSAKQIQKAREDFQPDDALSFLKQLALSPTVKRQNLFWMKNLTRALAYQRARQDKFDKTFSEVFEVQQRSSESPAGMDNAPQAPLGSLLVAEAQEKRILTRAAGDNYLQKSDDILLPLCEVNVSWGCFSGQTSGEHEMEIGFERSICSVSEGTCYTQSEKQLRPQGAPDAGNISGRHENFSKKKITRLNRIKSLARIGANQKVLELQGGQIIAASSIKFEKDFEMETHFLSNYAEPTMLIITFPPQAMLPSISELKDKFACFGPMDESSLGICWKSSACQIGFLYKTNAEAAYRYAIQNRTLFSSEVNYHLQAFSLGASELYKSGETMNHHVEEAHEEIQSQTSLSSYIFSNEMKPALRQLPVNPENILEGCQEEGSISPSAFPEHISVRAEDYSDISQNILPLSSPSACPLISTLPSITEQIGINHHVDAIEKKPCQFDTMKKKNHKHQGTTSANSPHQLINLLTSCSKILGGFMPSSESMAYT, from the exons ATGGCTTGTGGAGATACTGCAAATGTTGATCTTGATTTGATGGATTTGTATAGTAGAGTTAAGCTTAGAGCTTTGACTCGCAAAGCCCGTGGTGCTTGCAGCAACATTGTGGTTGCTAAAGATGATAAATCAGCAAATGCTGGATTAAGGAAATCCAGTTCTCGTTGTCGTAAGCGCCGGTTTTCTGTAAATCTGGAGAACTCGGTACAGGCAAATGCTGTTGCAGTGGAAAATTTCAAGTTGACATCCTTAGCTGAAGTTACAGAAGAAGAAACAGAAACAGGGAAAAATTACTACCAGGATGTCAGCAACTCGTATGCCAATGCACAAGCCTTTGATCAGTTGGATCTTTTGTTGGATGAAGGAACGGCAGTTGAGATGCTTGCAAAATTAGGACAACGAAGAACTGAAGAACATTTCAATCGATTTGATTTTGGAGATTTGGTTTGGGGAAAGATACAATCGCATCCATGGTGGCCAGGGCAAATTTTCAATCAAGCACTAGCAATTACTTCAGTTTTCAGTACTAAGAGGGAGGGATGTGTACTTGTTGCATTTTATGGGGACTACACCTATGGTTGGCTTCGTCCTGAGGACCTCATTCCCTTCGAAAAACACTATGCCGAGaaatcaaagcaatcaaatgcccCGTTGTTTTTGACTGCTGTCAAAGAGGCTAAGAAAGAGATCAAAAGAAGAGCTGTACTGGGCTTGGCTTGTCATTGCCGAATCCCTGCAAATTTCTTTCCCTCAAAAGTTAGAGGATATTTTGAAGTCAATGTCAGTGGCTATAGTCCTGGAGTTATATATTCAGCCAAACAGATTCAGAAGGCCAGGGAAGATTTCCAGCCAGATGACGCACTTTCATTTTTAAAGCAGTTGGCGTTGAGTCCGACAGTTAAGCGGCAGAATCTTTTCTGGATGAAGAATTTAACCAGGGCTCTTGCTTATCAGAGAGCAAGACAGGACAAGTTTGATAAAACCTTTTCTGAGGTTTTTGAGGTGCAGCAGAGAAGCTCTGAATCTCCTGCAGGCATGGATAATGCTCCGCAGG CTCCATTGGGTAGTCTCCTAGTTGCCGAAGCCCAGGAAAAAAGAATATTGACACGGGCTGCTGGAGACAATTATCTGCAGAAGAGTGATGATATTCTTCTACCCTTATGTGAGGTGAATGTATCTTGGGGCTGTTTCTCTGGCCAGACTTCTGGGGAGCATGAAATGGAGATAGGATTTGAGAGATCTATATGTTCTGTTTCGGAAGGAACATGTTATACACAATCGGAGAAACAGCTCAGACCCCAGGGTGCTCCAGATGCTGGCAACATTTCTGGTCGCCATGAAAATTTTAGCAAGAAGAAAATAACAAGGCTGAACAGAATTAAGTCCTTGGCTAGGATTGGTGCTAATCAGAAGGTCTTGGAGCTCCAAGGTGGACAGATAATAGCAGCCTCTTcaatcaaatttgaaaaggatTTTGAAATGGAGACACATTTTCTCAGCAATTATGCTGAACCAACAATGCTAATTATTACTTTTCCTCCTCAAGCCATGCTGCCTTCAATTTCAGAGCTAAAGGATAAATTTGCATGTTTTGGTCCGATGGATGAATCTTCCCTCGGCATTTGTTGGAAATCTTCAGCATGCCAAATTGGTTTCCTGTATAAAACTAATGCAGAGGCAGCATATCGTTATGCAATCCAAAATAGAACACTTTTTAGCTCCGAGGTCAATTACCATCTACAAGCCTTTAGTTTAGGAGCCTCTGAGTTGTACAAATCAGGTGAAACAATGAATCATCATGTGGAAGAGGCTCATGAGGAGATTCAATCACAGACATCTTTGAGCAGTTACATATTTTCTAATGAAATGAAGCCAGCACTCCGGCAGTTGCCCGTGAACCCTGAGAATATCTTGGAAGGCTGCCAGGAGGAGGGATCCATCAGCCCAAGCGCTTTTCCAGAACATATTTCTGTAAGGGCTGAAGATTATTCTGATATATCCCAGAATATACTTCCTTTATCATCGCCTTCTGCATGTCCTCTTATTTCCACCCTCCCATCTATTACTGAACAAATTGGGATAAATCACCATGTTGATGCCATTGAGAAGAAGCCTTGCCAATTTGAcacaatgaagaagaagaaccaCAAGCATCAGGGCACTACCAGCGCCAACAGTCCCCATCAGTTGATTAATCTTTTAACAAGTTGCAGTAAAATTCTGGGCGGCTTCATGCCCTCATCTGAGTCAATGGCTTACACCTAG
- the LOC113738118 gene encoding mitochondrial thiamine diphosphate carrier 2-like isoform X1, whose protein sequence is MEEPGQLKRALIDATAGAISGAVSRTVTSPLDVIKIRFQVQLEPTAQWALLRKDSYRPSKYTSMWQATKDIFREERLPGFWRGNVPALLMVMPYTAIQFTVLHKLKTLASGSSKSEDHIHLSPYLSYVSGALAGCAATVGSYPFDLLRTILASQGEPKVYPTMRTAFLSILQRRGIRGLYAGLTPTLIEIVPYAGLQFGTYDTFKRWTMAWNRHRSSHPNESDLFLSSFQLFLCGLAAGTCAKAVCHPLDVVKKRFQIEGLPRDLRYGARVEDRAYKNMFDALCRILQTEGWAGLYKGIVPSIVKAAPAGAVTFVAYEFTSDWLESVST, encoded by the exons ATGGAGGAGCCAGGGCAGCTGAAAAGGGCATTGATTGATGCCACGGCTGGGGCTATTTCGGGTGCTGTGTCGAGGACCGTTACTTCGCCTCTTGATGTTATTAAGATCAGATTTCAG GTTCAACTTGAGCCTACTGCTCAGTGGGCCTTGCTTCGCAAAGATTCTTATAGACCATCAAAATACACTAGTATGTGGCAAGCAACTAAGGACATCTTCAGAGAGGAAAGGTTACCG GGGTTTTGGCGTGGAAATGTCCCAGCATTACTTATGGTTATGCCTTATACAGCAATACAATTTACAGTGTTACACAAATTGAAGACCTTGGCATCTGGTTCTTCAAAGTCAG AAGATCATATTCATTTAAGTCCTTATCTCTCATATGTCAGTGGGGCATTGGCAGGCTGTGcagctactgttggatcttatCCATTTGATCTTTTGAGGACCATTTTAGCTTCACAGGGAGAGCCAAAG GTGTATCCAACCATGAGGACTGCTTTTCTTAGTATACTCCAGCGTCGTGGTATCCGAGGGCTCTATGCTGGATTGACACCTACACTTATTGAAATTGTTCCTTATGCGGGCCTTCAGTTTGGAACATATGATACGTTCAAGCGTTGGACGATG GCTTGGAACAGACACAGATCTTCTCATCCAAACGAATCAGACCTATTTCTTTCGAGCTTCCAGCTTTTCCTTTGTGGGCTAGCTGCTGGTACATGTGCTAAAGCTGTTTGTCATCCACTTGATGTGGTCAAGAAGAGGTTCCAG ATTGAAGGATTGCCAAGGGATCTTAGGTATGGAGCTCGAGTTGAGGATCGTGCATACAAAAATATGTTTGATGCCCTCTGCCGGATTTTGCAGACAGAAGGCTGGGCAGGGCTTTACAAGGGAATTGTTCCGTCAATAGTCAAAGCTGCACCTGCTGGTGCTGTGACTTTTGTTGCTTATGAATTCACGTCAGACTGGTTGGAGTCTGTTTCAACTTGA
- the LOC113738118 gene encoding mitochondrial thiamine diphosphate carrier 2-like isoform X2, with the protein MEEPGQLKRALIDATAGAISGAVSRTVTSPLDVIKIRFQGFWRGNVPALLMVMPYTAIQFTVLHKLKTLASGSSKSEDHIHLSPYLSYVSGALAGCAATVGSYPFDLLRTILASQGEPKVYPTMRTAFLSILQRRGIRGLYAGLTPTLIEIVPYAGLQFGTYDTFKRWTMAWNRHRSSHPNESDLFLSSFQLFLCGLAAGTCAKAVCHPLDVVKKRFQIEGLPRDLRYGARVEDRAYKNMFDALCRILQTEGWAGLYKGIVPSIVKAAPAGAVTFVAYEFTSDWLESVST; encoded by the exons ATGGAGGAGCCAGGGCAGCTGAAAAGGGCATTGATTGATGCCACGGCTGGGGCTATTTCGGGTGCTGTGTCGAGGACCGTTACTTCGCCTCTTGATGTTATTAAGATCAGATTTCAG GGGTTTTGGCGTGGAAATGTCCCAGCATTACTTATGGTTATGCCTTATACAGCAATACAATTTACAGTGTTACACAAATTGAAGACCTTGGCATCTGGTTCTTCAAAGTCAG AAGATCATATTCATTTAAGTCCTTATCTCTCATATGTCAGTGGGGCATTGGCAGGCTGTGcagctactgttggatcttatCCATTTGATCTTTTGAGGACCATTTTAGCTTCACAGGGAGAGCCAAAG GTGTATCCAACCATGAGGACTGCTTTTCTTAGTATACTCCAGCGTCGTGGTATCCGAGGGCTCTATGCTGGATTGACACCTACACTTATTGAAATTGTTCCTTATGCGGGCCTTCAGTTTGGAACATATGATACGTTCAAGCGTTGGACGATG GCTTGGAACAGACACAGATCTTCTCATCCAAACGAATCAGACCTATTTCTTTCGAGCTTCCAGCTTTTCCTTTGTGGGCTAGCTGCTGGTACATGTGCTAAAGCTGTTTGTCATCCACTTGATGTGGTCAAGAAGAGGTTCCAG ATTGAAGGATTGCCAAGGGATCTTAGGTATGGAGCTCGAGTTGAGGATCGTGCATACAAAAATATGTTTGATGCCCTCTGCCGGATTTTGCAGACAGAAGGCTGGGCAGGGCTTTACAAGGGAATTGTTCCGTCAATAGTCAAAGCTGCACCTGCTGGTGCTGTGACTTTTGTTGCTTATGAATTCACGTCAGACTGGTTGGAGTCTGTTTCAACTTGA
- the LOC113738119 gene encoding uncharacterized protein, with protein sequence MGQAIRRAAGRIGSTKVDTTPSQLKESVEVRPPPEKLKVDNAGSASTGSMPKVNSENVLEERDPQYDSMLGHMVGRIRTKPGGKLEMGEAFVAEKYDRPLPKVRNTTPESGRYEERPALPGTLNVAQLRHIMLLYQGKADDHNGPMRITQIAERFRIDVAQVEKILQFVSLPPEDSRRKKNDQY encoded by the exons ATGGGTCAGGCAATTCGTCGAGCAGCTGGAAGAATTGGGAGTACGAAAGTCGATACGACGCCATCACAGCTGAAAGAATCTGTTGAAGTGAGGCCGCCGCCGGAGAAGTTGAAGGTCGACAATGCCGGTTCCGCCTCCACCG GGAGCATGCCAAAAGTTAATTCTGAGAATGTTCTTGAAGAGCGAGATCCTCAATATGATTCCATGCTTGGTCATATGGTTGGGAGGATTCGAACTAAGCCTGGAGGGAAACTTGAGATGGGTGAG GCATTTGTAGCGGAGAAATACGATAGGCCTTTACCAAAAGTAAGGAATACAACACCCGAGTCAGGCAGATACGAGGAAAGGCCTGCTCTTCCAGGAACCTTAAATGTGGCACAGCTGCGCCACATAATGCTTCTTTATCAAGGCAAGGCTGATGACCACAATGGACCTATGCGTATCACACAAATTGCTGAGCGGTTCCGGATTGATGTTGCACAGGTTGAGAAGATCCTGCAGTTTGTATCACTTCCTCCAGAGGACAGTCGTAGAAAGAAAAATGATCAGTACTGA
- the LOC113737025 gene encoding uncharacterized protein: MVSLDSDENGHLSNEMMIDASLPSGDSIGCDLFREQEIFPRVGANYQVEVPILVQKSEYLSLVKNVANTENGPVELNWGLPIPVFMVSQDRAKENAKVSQSLEVFSTDDSNAVLDNGVPVGESCGAVLEDRRDQCIFPGCSIVPGCANGSWIDLEKKCFLLGLYIFEKNFVQLRRFIESKNMADILSFYYGEFYRSHDYCRWSECRKMRGRRGVFGQKIFTGLRQQELLSRLFPRVSGKCKNALLEVSKTFVEGKMSLEEYVFSLKAMVGLSLLVEVVGIGKGKQDLTGMALEPVRSNHAIPMRPEIPTGKACSSLTSNEIVKFLTGDYRLSKARSSDLFWEAVWPRLLARGWHSEEPKDPGYAAGSKNSLVFLVPGIKKFSRRRLVKGNHYFDSVSDVLSKVASEPGLIELENEVDESKRKEEEYECNRKRKLEGDDMPNQRRRSYLQPRTPNRGSDGMKFTIVDTGLEDARKVKELRRLLREFSSEFNSGNSYDIIDDDSSEVSTEESDSPDMTLHNKGDNDTSNASNHLSNGEILPDRKDLQIHAPTCENHASCPDSKSIPMSDSLKRKQSFEDKWPNKEVTKDHLIQSPKEENVDDNVDDMNPAFKRARGLTACNHLETSNVLTNPAILPKSDSELSSRSSDVRDFAENVPPPVATPPDKLSLSNSSKGSPTDSVEHDTVSCLVASDPQQSSQNPTLIDLNIPQVPVDFETGSLRTDATTENPVDHDELERAPDKVNPEHQANMNLQRRGTRVRPPTTRALEALAHGYLTVNRRRKGSEARSRENMRSRPSRRARGAGQGVAFQSVHQLNLGSVDPRSESGSNSVDSTVQGGENVGKLQVQHAGNVTPIPGNVSVEGTSRNI; encoded by the exons ATGGTTTCACTTGATTCAGATGAAAATGGTCATCTCAGCAATGAAATGATGATCGATGCCTCACTACCTTCCGGTGACTCCATAGGTTGTGATCTTTTCCGAGAGCAGGAAATTTTTCCCCGAGTTGGAGCCAATTATCAGGTTGAAGTTCCTATACTGGTTCAGAAGTCAGAGTACCTTTCTTTGGTGAAAAATGTGGCAAATACAGAAAATGGTCCTGTGGAACTTAATTGGGGATTACCAATTCCCGTATTTATGGTCAGTCAGGATCGTGCAAAAGAGAATGCGAAAGTTTCTCAAAGTCTAGAAGTTTTCAGCACTGATGATTCAAATGCTGTACTGGACAATGGGGTACCTGTAGGAGAATCATGTGGTGCAGTACTAGAGGACAGAAGGGACCAATGCATATTCCCGGGGTGCAGCATTGTCCCAGGTTGTGCAAATGGTTCATGGATTGATCTTGAGAAGAAATGTTTCCTCCTTGGGCTGTATATCTTTGAGAAGAATTTCGTTCAGCTTAGGAGGTTCATAGAAAGCAAAAACATGGCAGACATCTTGTCATTCTACTATGGGGAGTTCTATCGGTCACATGACTACTGCAGATGGTCTGAATGTAGAAAGATGAGAGGCAGAAGAGGTGTATTTGGTCAGAAAATTTTTACCGGACTGAGGCAACAGGAGTTGCTGTCTCGTTTATTTCCAAGGGTGTCTGGAAAATGCAAGAATGCCTTGTTGGAG GTTTCTAAGACATTCGTCGAAGGGAAAATGTCATTGGAAGAATATGTCTTCTCTTTGAAAGCTATGGTTGGATTGAGCTTGCTTGTGGAAGTGGTAGGCATTGGTAAGGGAAAACAAGACCTCACAGGCATGGCTTTGGAACCTGTAAGGTCAAATCATGCCATTCCTATGCGCCCAGAGATACCAACTGGAAAAGCGTGCTCCTCTCTCACATCCAATGAAATTGTTAAGTTTCTAACAGGAGATTATCGATTAAGCAAAGCACGGTCCAGTGATTTGTTTTGGGAAGCAGTTTGGCCCCGTCTTTTGGCAAGAGGATGGCATTCAGAGGAGCCAAAAGATCCTGGTTATGCTGCTGGTTCCAAGAATTCTTTGGTTTTTCTTGTGCCTGGAATTAAGAAGTTTTCCAGAAGAAGACTAGTGAAAGGGAACCACTATTTTGATTCTGTCAGTGATGTCTTGAGTAAAGTTGCATCAGAACCTGGGTTAATTGAGCTTGAAAATGAAGTGGATGAAAGTAAGaggaaagaagaagaatatgAATGCAACAGGAAGAGAAAGTTGGAAGGGGATGACATGCCTAATCAAAGGCGCCGCTCTTACCTTCAACCTCGCACTCCAAATCGCGGTAGTGATGGCATGAAGTTTACAATTGTAGATACAGGCCTGGAGGATGCTCGTAAAGTAAAGGAACTGAGACGCCTGCTGCGTGAGTTTTCCAGTGAATTCAACTCTGGAAATTCCTACGATATCATTGATGATGATTCTTCCGAGGTCTCAACCGAGGAATCGGACTCTCCGGATATGACATTACACAATAAAGGTGACAATGATACTTCTAATGCCTCAAATCATCTATCAAATGGAGAGATACTTCCTGATAGAAAAGATCTACAAATTCATGCTCCAACTTGCGAGAATCATGCCTCTTGTCCTGATTCAAAAAGTATTCCAATGAGTGATTCCTTGAAAAGGAAACAGTCCTTTGAAGATAAATGGCCAAATAAAGAAGTGACAAAAGACCACTTGATCCAGAGCCCTAAAGAAGAAAATGTAGATGATAATGTAGATGACATGAACCCTGCATTCAAACGGGCTCGGGGATTAACTGCCTGTAACCACCTGGAAACAAGCAATGTCTTGACAAACCCAGCAATTCTTCCTAAGTCAGATTCAGAATTGTCTAGTCGCAGCTCTGATGTTCGTGATTTTGCAGAGAATGTTCCTCCTCCAGTGGCTACCCCCCCAGATAAGTTGTCTTTGAGTAATTCATCAAAAGGCAGCCCTACTGACAGTGTTGAACATGATACTGTTAGCTGCCTTGTTGCTTCAGACCCCCAACAGAGCTCTCAGAACCCAACACTCATTGATCTTAATATACCTCAAGTCCCTGTAGATTTTGAAACTGGCAGCTTGAGGACAGATGCAACAACTGAGAACCCAGTGGACCATGATGAACTTGAAAGGGCCCCAGATAAGGTTAATCCTGAGCATCAGGCTAACATGAACCTACAGAGGCGAGGTACGAGAGTCAGGCCACCGACTACAAGAGCACTTGAAGCTCTAGCACATGGCTACCTGACAGTGAACCGGAGGCGGAAGGGTAGTGAAGCCAGATCACGAGAGAACATGAGATCGCGACCTTCACGACGTGCTCGTGGTGCAGGGCAGGGAGTGGCATTCCAATCAGTTCATCAACTAAATTTGGGAAGTGTGGATCCTAGGTCTGAGTCTGGCAGCAATTCTGTGGATTCCACAGTTCAAGGAGGTGAAAATGTTGGCAAACTTCAGGTGCAACACGCGGGAAATGTAACACCAATACCAGGCAATGTATCTGTTGAAGGGACCTCCAGAAACATTTAG